TTTTTTTAATCACTTACTCTTCGGTAAAACTTATAATTTTTCAGAAATCCCTATACAATCATACCATATATCGCAAGATAAATTAGCAATTGTTCCTTTTACAAAATCAAATACTTTTATAAAAGACACTATATATTTTCCATTAAGTAAGATTATAAAAGATTATTCTGAGGACAGGTTTACTGAGAATGCACAAATAAACAAAGCCCTCTCAAAAATAATAATCACAAAAACATTTTACTTAGGCTCCGACCGTTTTGGTAGAGATTTACTAAGTCGATTACTATTAGGTATGCGGATTAGTTTATCTGTAGGATTTGTAGCCGTTCTTATTGCCTTAATTATTGGAACTTCTCTTGGTTCTATTGCAGGATATTTTGGCGGAAAAATAGATGATTTTATTCTTTGGCTTATCAATGTGATCTGGTCGCTACCTTCTCTCCTATTGATTATTGCCATTACTTTTGCACTTGGAAAAGGATTTTGGCAAGTATTTATCGCCATTGGTTTAAGTATGTGGGTAGAAATTGCTCGCGTGGTACGCGGACAAGTTATTGCTTATAAAAATCAGGAATATATAGAAGCGGCAAAAGCATTAGGATAT
This portion of the Bacteroidales bacterium genome encodes:
- a CDS encoding ABC transporter permease, with protein sequence MTETNNQSFFYKIRNNSLAFVSSIIIGLAVLLAFFAYYIAPDSSPNANNQFLELSKLKPGTEITFIQLPKNTKISEQFFFNHLLFGKTYNFSEIPIQSYHISQDKLAIVPFTKSNTFIKDTIYFPLSKIIKDYSEDRFTENAQINKALSKIIITKTFYLGSDRFGRDLLSRLLLGMRISLSVGFVAVLIALIIGTSLGSIAGYFGGKIDDFILWLINVIWSLPSLLLIIAITFALGKGFWQVFIAIGLSMWVEIARVVRGQVIAYKNQEYIEAAKALGYSHFRIIFHHILPNIVAPVIVISAANFASAILVEAGLSFLGLGVAPPTPSWGSMIRENYSSIFFDSSYLALLPGLAILLLVLTFMLFGKGLREVFNVRSY